A single Phaenicophaeus curvirostris isolate KB17595 chromosome 26, BPBGC_Pcur_1.0, whole genome shotgun sequence DNA region contains:
- the SRCIN1 gene encoding SRC kinase signaling inhibitor 1 isoform X3: MNRQREPRSLNPSLLGEGLARIYRGILAVVGALRPAKEPPSAPKDARASSPTSSKQFAGHRGSRPAPADPERTSTHMISADDAEYPREYRTLGNGTRRFSNVGLVHTSERRHTVIAAQSLEALTGLQKSEMERKRDAFMDHLKNKYPQHALALRGQQERMRDQQPNYWSFKTRSSRHSQGSQPGLADQAKLSFASAESLETMSEAELPLGFNRMNRFRQSLPLSRSTSQTKLRSPGVLFLQFGDETRRVHITHEISSMDTLHALIVHMFPQKLTMGMLKSPNTAILIKDESRNVFYELEDVRDIQDRSIIKIYRKEPLYASFPASHITNGDLRREMVYTSRESSPTRRLNNMSPASHLTSGSPPPVLQSSSPSRSRMSYSGGRPPSYAGSPVHHSERLSNLPPAQGVSPSPSAILERRDVKPDEDLAGKNVVLVKNEGLYADPYGMVHEGRLSITSTQSLAGMGDPFGYSGGLYKRGSVRSLSTYSAAALQTELEDSLYKPNAPIYSDTYAPGLGFRMPPSSPQKMAEGRLVDVQPGQSPHSPYSGPPSRSSPVRQSFRKDSCSSVFMESPVNKPRNPSSSGPPELFPGPGDRPLSAFGSPGPAKDTETRERMEAMEKQIASLTGLVQSALLRGSEAETPSEKTEATNGGTPPSASTSRSGMGTPVPAPPPPSASSTPAGQPTAITRLHMQLHLHDLQQNASDLRNQLQQLKKLQLQNQETMKTMLRRTETEISVRVTDTMRKHEDPLQRQRSLVEEERLRYLNEEELITQQLNDLEKSVEKIQKDLAHNHRLIPVQELEEKAVVLKQLGETLTDLKAQFPSLQSKMRVVLRVEVEAVKFLKEEPNRLDGLLKRCKTVTDTLAQIRRQVDEGVWTSPSNLSQSPKKVAPETDFSKGLDLEMPTSPPVSLHHLTAATDTLGMPSFGQSPPQTQTPSSKSNNPSRAPEMVPAKTQTGPETPSKKSADKAVSVEAAERDWEEKRAALTQYSAKDINRLLEETQAELMKAIPDLEFAAKHKQAPGGSSSTASTPEHKPSKPQHAAKSGGKGDPNGRRGSDELTVPRYRTEKPSKSPPPPPPRRSFPSTHGLTTTRSGEVIVTSKKEPGFMKKAESEELETQKPQVKLRRTVSEVVRPASTPPIIASAIKDDDDEDRIIAELEVFQRSSASPFLPKLRYEPPTVSPGHADMWPNGAAVAAEGWKIVLTEWVSEPPSPEAEPEAWVEMGCSEHREAAGSGELAPKGGRKCHVSPGSSKPSPSIAGNPPASALQPPSSPSRGRGRAAVETWRFPLAASKVPSFLKHKTSRPVVGEGGDVALNAARGQEGSSKTSHQGSPRSCGEATGPGTGEAMVPSTGTGPSSIPWLPGDGDTQGGARQGVQETLLPPGVSAGACKHARRENSPPAPVCPVPHPRAFQGKDPATWGSGEPREHPQEQVTAFPRSSHCTAPPGWDRVAPAAGGEGDAGDAGAEGLCQGQLFPPRSMTSRSKEIYEGTYQRLDSLEETIRELEITISEISSHPSVEFVFHKELRGQVGSVDASEKTRDNLGDLKPGCCDNGTALDLSQAKDDASLSPSPSKTKPPLLPKPQLPFDTLQSGGVSIPAMKVVNPASRLKQSQQGSPDKSKHIKQRMEYMRIQGQQQSSQSFTPPVSPASSKEDAGQRPAPLPAPIPPRKGGKQRLPKVPRTPPDPTARPPPSPSIPAATTPTRLEKRMLGAPARSRRWVAGGTATGLRPSLAEGSVLSRGGVPATGCPRGRDALRGLGRREPGEAPRDARACRRVEG; the protein is encoded by the exons ACGAGGAGCTCCCGGCActcccagggctcccagccTGGCTTAGCCGATCAAGCTAAACTCTCCTTTGCCTCGGCCGAATCCTTGGAAACCATGTCAGAAGCGGAGCTGCCTCTGGGCTTCAACAGGATGAACCGGTTCCGGCAgagcttgcccttgtcccggtcCACCAGCCAGACGAAGCTGCGATCGCCAG GGGTCCTTTTCCTGCAGTTTGGGGATGAGACGAGGCGCGTCCACATCACCCACGAGATCAGCAGCATGGACACTCTGCACGCCCTCATCGTCCACATGTTCCCCCAGAAACTCACCATGGGGATGCTGAAGTCTCCCAACACCGCCATCCTCATCAAGGACGAGTCCCGCAACGTCTTCTATGAGCTGGAAGATGTCCG TGACATCCAGGATAGAAGCATCATTAAAATCTACCGGAAAGAGCCACTTTACGCCTCCTTCCCAGCCTCGCACATCACCAACGGTGACCTGAGG AGGGAGATGGTGTACACGTCAAGGGAGTCTTCTCCCACCCGCCGCCTGAACAACATGTCCCCAGCTTCCCACCTCACCTCGGGGTCCCCTCCGCCGGTGCTCCAGTCCTCGTCGCCATCCCGCTCCCGCATGTCCTACAGCGGGGGCCGCCCGCCCTCCTACGCCGGCAGCCCCGTCCACCACAGCGAGCGTCTCTCCAACCTGCCCCCCGCTCAGGGCGTCTCGCCCAGCCCCAGCGCCATCCTGGAGCGCCGCGACGTGAAGCCGGATGAAGATCTAGCCGGGAAGAACGTGGTGTTGGTGAAGAACGAGGGGCTGTACGCTGATCCCTACGGCATGGTGCACGAGGGGCGGCTCAGCATCACCTCCACCCAGTCCTTGGCTGGCATGGGAGACCCTTTCGGCTACTCGGGGGGGCTGTACAAGCGGGGCTCCGTTCGCTCCCTCAGCACCTACTCGGCAGCCGCCTTGCAGACGGAGCTGGAGGACAGTCTGTACAAGCCCAACGCGCCCATTTACAGCGACACATACGCTCCCGGCTTGGGTTTCCGCATGCCCCCCTCATCCCCACAGAAGATGGCTGAGGGGCGGCTGGTGGACGTGCAGCCAGGGCAGAGCCCGCACAGCCCTTACTCGGGACCCCCCAGCCGCTCCTCGCCTGTCCGTCAGTCCTTCCGCAAGGACTCCTGCTCCTCCGTCTTCATGGAGAGCCCCGTCAACAAGCCACGCAACCCCAGCTCCTCCGGCCCTCCGGAGCTGTTTCCCGGCCCTGGCGATCGCCCGCTCTCGGCATTCGGCTCCCCTGGACCAGCCAAGGACACGGAAACAAG GGAGCGGATGGAGGCGATGGAGAAGCAGATCGCCAGCCTGACGGGCCTGGTGCAGAGCGCGCTGCTCCGCGGGTCCGAGGCTGAGACCCCCAG CGAGAAGACAGAAGCCACCAATGGTGGGACCCCCCCATCAGCGT CGACCAGCCGCAGCGGCATGGGGACCCCGGTGCCCGCGCCGCCACCGCCCTCGGCCAGCAGCACGCCGGCGGGGCAGCCCACAGCCATCACCCGCCTGCACATGCAGCTGCACCTCCACGACCTGCAGCAGAATGCCAGCGACCTCCgcaaccagctgcagcagctcaagAAGCTGCAG CTGCAGAACCAGGAGACGATGAAGACGATGCTGCGGCGGACGGAGACGGAGATCAGCGTGCGGGTGACGGACACCATGCGCAAGCACGAGGATCCCCTGCAGCGCCAGCGCAGTTTGGTGGAAGAGGAGCGGCTCCGCTACCTCAACGAGGAGGAGCTGATCACCCAGCAGCTCAA TGACCTGGAGAAGTCAGTGGAGAAGATCCAGAAGGATTTGGCACACAACCACCGGCTCATCCctgtgcaggagctggaggagaaggcagTGGTGCTCAAGCAGCTGGGGGAGACGCTGACAGACCTCAAGG CCCAGTTCCCCAGCCTGCAGAGCAAGATGCGGGTGGTGCTGCGGGTGGAGGTGGAAGCCGTCAAGTTCCTTAAGGAGGAGCCGAACCGCCTCGATGGTTTGCTCAAACGCTGCAAGACGGTGACGGACACCCTCGCCCAGATCCGCAG GCAAGTGGACGAGGGCGTATGGACCTCCCCCAGCAACCTCAGCCAGTCCCCCAAGAAGGTGGCCCCCGAGACGGACTTCAGCAAGGGGCTGGATCTGGAGATGCCCACCAGCCCCCCCGTGAGCCTCCACCACCTGACGGCTGCCACCGACACCCTGGGCATGCCCAGCTTCGGAcagagccccccccagacccagaCCCCCTCCTCCAAGAGCAATAACCCTTCCCGAGCTCCAGAGATGGTGCCTGCCAAGACCCAGACGGGCCCGGAGACCCCCAGCAAGAAGAGCGCGGACAAAGCCGTCTCTGTGGAG GCGGCCGAGCGGGACTGGGAGGAGAAGCGGGCAGCGCTGACCCAGTACAGCGCCAAGGACATCAACCGCCTGCTGGAGGAGACGCAAGCCGAGCTGATGAAAGCCATCCCCGACCTGGAGTTCGCTGCCAAGCACAAGCAAGCCCcgggcggcagcagcagcactgcctcCACGCCTGAGCACAAGCCCTCGAAGCCGCAGCATGCAGCGAAGTCGGGGGGCAAGGGGGACCCCAACGGGCGCCGGGGCTCAG ACGAACTGACGGTGCCGCGGTACCGGACCGAGAAACCCTCCAAATCGCCACCACCTCCCCCTCCGCGCCGCagcttcccctccacccacggGCTGACCACAACCCGCAGCGGCGAAGTCATCGTCACCAGCAAGAAGGAGCCTGGTTTTATGAAG AAAGCGGAGTCGGAGGAGCTGGAGACCCAGAAGCCCCAGGTAAAGCTGAGACGGACGGTGTCAGAGGTGGTCAGGCCGGCATCCACCCCTCCCATCATCGCCTCTGCCATCAAAGATGACGATGATGAGGATCGCATCATCGCGGAGCTGGAG GTGTTTCAGAGAAGCTCTgcctcccctttccttcccaagCTCCGTTATGAGCCGCCCACGGTCTCCCCTGGGCACGCAGACATGTGGCCCAACGGAGCCGCCGTTGCAGCTGAAGGATGGAAG ATTGTGCTCACCGAGTGGGTGTCTGAACCGCCGTCCCCCGAAGCCGAACCGGAGGCATGGGTGGAAATGGGCTGCTCGGAGCACAGGGAGGCAGCTGGCAGCGGGGAGCTTGCACCTAAAGGGGGAAGGAAATGCCATGTGTCTCCTGGCAGCTCCAAACCATCTCCATCCATAGCTGGGAACCCTCCAGcctcagccctgcagcccccaagCAGCCCATCTCGGGGCCGTGGCCGTGCAGCAGTAGAGACGTGGAGGTTCCCTCTCGCAGCCAGCAAGGTCCCATCATTCTTGAAGCACAAAACAAGCCGACCCGtggtgggagaaggaggagatgttGCTCTGAATGCTGCCCGCGGGCAAGAAGGCAGCAGCAAGACTTCTCACCAAGGTTCTCCTCGTTCCTGCGGGGAAGCCACGGGTCCTGGAACTGGCGAGGCAATGGTCCCCTCCACTGGCACAGGGCCCAGCAGCATCCCCTGGCTACCTGGTGATGGAGACACCCAAGGAGGAGCCAGGCAGGGCGTGCAGGAGACATTGCTCCCTCCTGGAGTCTCTGCTGGGGCTTGCAAACACGCACGGAGGGAGAACAGCCCACCAGCCCCAGTCTGCCCAGTGCCACATCCCAGAGCTTTCCAGGGCAAGGATCCGGCTACGTGGGGAAGCGGGGAGCCCCGGGAGCATCCCCAGGAGCAGGTCACTGCTTTCCCAAGGTCAAGCCATTGCACGGCTCCACCAGGCTGGGACCGCGTGGCTCCGGCtgctgggggagaaggagatgCTGGGGATGCCGGGGCAGAGGGGCTCTGCCAAGGGCAGCTGTTCCCTCCCCGCTCCATGACTTCACGCAGCAAGGAGATTTATGAAGGCACCTACCAAAGACTGGATAGCCTGGAAGAAACTATCCGTGAGTTGGAAATAACCATCAGTGAGATCAGCAGTCATCCCTCAGTAGAGTTTGTGTTCCATAAGGAGCTGCGAGGACAAGTGGGATCCGTGGATGCTAGCGAGAAGACCAGGGACAATCTGGGGGATCTCAAACCCGGTTGCTGTGACAATGGGACCGCCCTGGACCTCAGTCAGGCCAAAGATGATGCTTCTCTGAGTCCATCTCCAAGCAAGACCAAGCCACCTCTCCTCCCCAAGCCGCAGCTCCCCTTCGACACTCTGcag AGCGGTGGTGtttccatccctgccatgaAGGTGGTGAACCCGGCATCCCGGCTGAAGCAGAGCCAGCAGGGCAGCCCCgacaaaagcaaacacataAAACAGCGGATGGAGTACATGCGgatccagggccagcagcag aGCTCTCAGAGCTTCACTCCACCAGTTTCACCAGCTTCGAGCAAGGAGGACGCCGGGCAGCGCCCAGCACCCCTGCCTGCACCCATCCCACCACGGAAAGGTGGGAAACAGCGGCTGCCGAAGGTGCCCCGGACACCCCCGGATCCGACCGCTCGTCCTCCACCGTCCCCGAGCATCCCCGCAGCCACGACGCCAACgcgcctggagaagaggatgctcgGCGCTCCGGCCAGGTCGCGGCGGTGGGTGGCGGGTGGCACCGCGACCGGGCTGCGTCCTTCGCTGGCCGAGGGCTCGGTGCTGTCCCGAGGGGGTGTCCCTGCCACCGGCTGTCCCCGAGGACGGGATGCGCTGCGagggctgggcaggagggagCCGGGAGAGGCGCCGCGGGATGCCCGGGCGTGCCGGAGGGTCGAAGGCTGA
- the SRCIN1 gene encoding SRC kinase signaling inhibitor 1 isoform X1 — protein MNRQREPRSLNPSLLGEGLARIYRGILAVVGALRPAKEPPSAPKDARASSPTSSKQFAGHRGSRPAPADPERTSTHMISADDAEYPREYRTLGNGTRRFSNVGLVHTSERRHTVIAAQSLEALTGLQKSEMERKRDAFMDHLKNKYPQHALALRGQQERMRDQQPNYWSFKTRSSRHSQGSQPGLADQAKLSFASAESLETMSEAELPLGFNRMNRFRQSLPLSRSTSQTKLRSPGVLFLQFGDETRRVHITHEISSMDTLHALIVHMFPQKLTMGMLKSPNTAILIKDESRNVFYELEDVRDIQDRSIIKIYRKEPLYASFPASHITNGDLRREMVYTSRESSPTRRLNNMSPASHLTSGSPPPVLQSSSPSRSRMSYSGGRPPSYAGSPVHHSERLSNLPPAQGVSPSPSAILERRDVKPDEDLAGKNVVLVKNEGLYADPYGMVHEGRLSITSTQSLAGMGDPFGYSGGLYKRGSVRSLSTYSAAALQTELEDSLYKPNAPIYSDTYAPGLGFRMPPSSPQKMAEGRLVDVQPGQSPHSPYSGPPSRSSPVRQSFRKDSCSSVFMESPVNKPRNPSSSGPPELFPGPGDRPLSAFGSPGPAKDTETRERMEAMEKQIASLTGLVQSALLRGSEAETPSEKTEATNGGTPPSASTSRSGMGTPVPAPPPPSASSTPAGQPTAITRLHMQLHLHDLQQNASDLRNQLQQLKKLQLQNQETMKTMLRRTETEISVRVTDTMRKHEDPLQRQRSLVEEERLRYLNEEELITQQLNDLEKSVEKIQKDLAHNHRLIPVQELEEKAVVLKQLGETLTDLKAQFPSLQSKMRVVLRVEVEAVKFLKEEPNRLDGLLKRCKTVTDTLAQIRRQVDEGVWTSPSNLSQSPKKVAPETDFSKGLDLEMPTSPPVSLHHLTAATDTLGMPSFGQSPPQTQTPSSKSNNPSRAPEMVPAKTQTGPETPSKKSADKAVSVEAAERDWEEKRAALTQYSAKDINRLLEETQAELMKAIPDLEFAAKHKQAPGGSSSTASTPEHKPSKPQHAAKSGGKGDPNGRRGSDELTVPRYRTEKPSKSPPPPPPRRSFPSTHGLTTTRSGEVIVTSKKEPGFMKKAESEELETQKPQVKLRRTVSEVVRPASTPPIIASAIKDDDDEDRIIAELEVFQRSSASPFLPKLRYEPPTVSPGHADMWPNGAAVAAEGWKEPLALAAVGSRAFSLPQIVLTEWVSEPPSPEAEPEAWVEMGCSEHREAAGSGELAPKGGRKCHVSPGSSKPSPSIAGNPPASALQPPSSPSRGRGRAAVETWRFPLAASKVPSFLKHKTSRPVVGEGGDVALNAARGQEGSSKTSHQGSPRSCGEATGPGTGEAMVPSTGTGPSSIPWLPGDGDTQGGARQGVQETLLPPGVSAGACKHARRENSPPAPVCPVPHPRAFQGKDPATWGSGEPREHPQEQVTAFPRSSHCTAPPGWDRVAPAAGGEGDAGDAGAEGLCQGQLFPPRSMTSRSKEIYEGTYQRLDSLEETIRELEITISEISSHPSVEFVFHKELRGQVGSVDASEKTRDNLGDLKPGCCDNGTALDLSQAKDDASLSPSPSKTKPPLLPKPQLPFDTLQSGGVSIPAMKVVNPASRLKQSQQGSPDKSKHIKQRMEYMRIQGQQQSSQSFTPPVSPASSKEDAGQRPAPLPAPIPPRKGGKQRLPKVPRTPPDPTARPPPSPSIPAATTPTRLEKRMLGAPARSRRWVAGGTATGLRPSLAEGSVLSRGGVPATGCPRGRDALRGLGRREPGEAPRDARACRRVEG, from the exons ACGAGGAGCTCCCGGCActcccagggctcccagccTGGCTTAGCCGATCAAGCTAAACTCTCCTTTGCCTCGGCCGAATCCTTGGAAACCATGTCAGAAGCGGAGCTGCCTCTGGGCTTCAACAGGATGAACCGGTTCCGGCAgagcttgcccttgtcccggtcCACCAGCCAGACGAAGCTGCGATCGCCAG GGGTCCTTTTCCTGCAGTTTGGGGATGAGACGAGGCGCGTCCACATCACCCACGAGATCAGCAGCATGGACACTCTGCACGCCCTCATCGTCCACATGTTCCCCCAGAAACTCACCATGGGGATGCTGAAGTCTCCCAACACCGCCATCCTCATCAAGGACGAGTCCCGCAACGTCTTCTATGAGCTGGAAGATGTCCG TGACATCCAGGATAGAAGCATCATTAAAATCTACCGGAAAGAGCCACTTTACGCCTCCTTCCCAGCCTCGCACATCACCAACGGTGACCTGAGG AGGGAGATGGTGTACACGTCAAGGGAGTCTTCTCCCACCCGCCGCCTGAACAACATGTCCCCAGCTTCCCACCTCACCTCGGGGTCCCCTCCGCCGGTGCTCCAGTCCTCGTCGCCATCCCGCTCCCGCATGTCCTACAGCGGGGGCCGCCCGCCCTCCTACGCCGGCAGCCCCGTCCACCACAGCGAGCGTCTCTCCAACCTGCCCCCCGCTCAGGGCGTCTCGCCCAGCCCCAGCGCCATCCTGGAGCGCCGCGACGTGAAGCCGGATGAAGATCTAGCCGGGAAGAACGTGGTGTTGGTGAAGAACGAGGGGCTGTACGCTGATCCCTACGGCATGGTGCACGAGGGGCGGCTCAGCATCACCTCCACCCAGTCCTTGGCTGGCATGGGAGACCCTTTCGGCTACTCGGGGGGGCTGTACAAGCGGGGCTCCGTTCGCTCCCTCAGCACCTACTCGGCAGCCGCCTTGCAGACGGAGCTGGAGGACAGTCTGTACAAGCCCAACGCGCCCATTTACAGCGACACATACGCTCCCGGCTTGGGTTTCCGCATGCCCCCCTCATCCCCACAGAAGATGGCTGAGGGGCGGCTGGTGGACGTGCAGCCAGGGCAGAGCCCGCACAGCCCTTACTCGGGACCCCCCAGCCGCTCCTCGCCTGTCCGTCAGTCCTTCCGCAAGGACTCCTGCTCCTCCGTCTTCATGGAGAGCCCCGTCAACAAGCCACGCAACCCCAGCTCCTCCGGCCCTCCGGAGCTGTTTCCCGGCCCTGGCGATCGCCCGCTCTCGGCATTCGGCTCCCCTGGACCAGCCAAGGACACGGAAACAAG GGAGCGGATGGAGGCGATGGAGAAGCAGATCGCCAGCCTGACGGGCCTGGTGCAGAGCGCGCTGCTCCGCGGGTCCGAGGCTGAGACCCCCAG CGAGAAGACAGAAGCCACCAATGGTGGGACCCCCCCATCAGCGT CGACCAGCCGCAGCGGCATGGGGACCCCGGTGCCCGCGCCGCCACCGCCCTCGGCCAGCAGCACGCCGGCGGGGCAGCCCACAGCCATCACCCGCCTGCACATGCAGCTGCACCTCCACGACCTGCAGCAGAATGCCAGCGACCTCCgcaaccagctgcagcagctcaagAAGCTGCAG CTGCAGAACCAGGAGACGATGAAGACGATGCTGCGGCGGACGGAGACGGAGATCAGCGTGCGGGTGACGGACACCATGCGCAAGCACGAGGATCCCCTGCAGCGCCAGCGCAGTTTGGTGGAAGAGGAGCGGCTCCGCTACCTCAACGAGGAGGAGCTGATCACCCAGCAGCTCAA TGACCTGGAGAAGTCAGTGGAGAAGATCCAGAAGGATTTGGCACACAACCACCGGCTCATCCctgtgcaggagctggaggagaaggcagTGGTGCTCAAGCAGCTGGGGGAGACGCTGACAGACCTCAAGG CCCAGTTCCCCAGCCTGCAGAGCAAGATGCGGGTGGTGCTGCGGGTGGAGGTGGAAGCCGTCAAGTTCCTTAAGGAGGAGCCGAACCGCCTCGATGGTTTGCTCAAACGCTGCAAGACGGTGACGGACACCCTCGCCCAGATCCGCAG GCAAGTGGACGAGGGCGTATGGACCTCCCCCAGCAACCTCAGCCAGTCCCCCAAGAAGGTGGCCCCCGAGACGGACTTCAGCAAGGGGCTGGATCTGGAGATGCCCACCAGCCCCCCCGTGAGCCTCCACCACCTGACGGCTGCCACCGACACCCTGGGCATGCCCAGCTTCGGAcagagccccccccagacccagaCCCCCTCCTCCAAGAGCAATAACCCTTCCCGAGCTCCAGAGATGGTGCCTGCCAAGACCCAGACGGGCCCGGAGACCCCCAGCAAGAAGAGCGCGGACAAAGCCGTCTCTGTGGAG GCGGCCGAGCGGGACTGGGAGGAGAAGCGGGCAGCGCTGACCCAGTACAGCGCCAAGGACATCAACCGCCTGCTGGAGGAGACGCAAGCCGAGCTGATGAAAGCCATCCCCGACCTGGAGTTCGCTGCCAAGCACAAGCAAGCCCcgggcggcagcagcagcactgcctcCACGCCTGAGCACAAGCCCTCGAAGCCGCAGCATGCAGCGAAGTCGGGGGGCAAGGGGGACCCCAACGGGCGCCGGGGCTCAG ACGAACTGACGGTGCCGCGGTACCGGACCGAGAAACCCTCCAAATCGCCACCACCTCCCCCTCCGCGCCGCagcttcccctccacccacggGCTGACCACAACCCGCAGCGGCGAAGTCATCGTCACCAGCAAGAAGGAGCCTGGTTTTATGAAG AAAGCGGAGTCGGAGGAGCTGGAGACCCAGAAGCCCCAGGTAAAGCTGAGACGGACGGTGTCAGAGGTGGTCAGGCCGGCATCCACCCCTCCCATCATCGCCTCTGCCATCAAAGATGACGATGATGAGGATCGCATCATCGCGGAGCTGGAG GTGTTTCAGAGAAGCTCTgcctcccctttccttcccaagCTCCGTTATGAGCCGCCCACGGTCTCCCCTGGGCACGCAGACATGTGGCCCAACGGAGCCGCCGTTGCAGCTGAAGGATGGAAG GAGCCACTGGCCCTGGCAGCCGTCGGGAGCAGGGCTTTCTCCCTCCCACAGATTGTGCTCACCGAGTGGGTGTCTGAACCGCCGTCCCCCGAAGCCGAACCGGAGGCATGGGTGGAAATGGGCTGCTCGGAGCACAGGGAGGCAGCTGGCAGCGGGGAGCTTGCACCTAAAGGGGGAAGGAAATGCCATGTGTCTCCTGGCAGCTCCAAACCATCTCCATCCATAGCTGGGAACCCTCCAGcctcagccctgcagcccccaagCAGCCCATCTCGGGGCCGTGGCCGTGCAGCAGTAGAGACGTGGAGGTTCCCTCTCGCAGCCAGCAAGGTCCCATCATTCTTGAAGCACAAAACAAGCCGACCCGtggtgggagaaggaggagatgttGCTCTGAATGCTGCCCGCGGGCAAGAAGGCAGCAGCAAGACTTCTCACCAAGGTTCTCCTCGTTCCTGCGGGGAAGCCACGGGTCCTGGAACTGGCGAGGCAATGGTCCCCTCCACTGGCACAGGGCCCAGCAGCATCCCCTGGCTACCTGGTGATGGAGACACCCAAGGAGGAGCCAGGCAGGGCGTGCAGGAGACATTGCTCCCTCCTGGAGTCTCTGCTGGGGCTTGCAAACACGCACGGAGGGAGAACAGCCCACCAGCCCCAGTCTGCCCAGTGCCACATCCCAGAGCTTTCCAGGGCAAGGATCCGGCTACGTGGGGAAGCGGGGAGCCCCGGGAGCATCCCCAGGAGCAGGTCACTGCTTTCCCAAGGTCAAGCCATTGCACGGCTCCACCAGGCTGGGACCGCGTGGCTCCGGCtgctgggggagaaggagatgCTGGGGATGCCGGGGCAGAGGGGCTCTGCCAAGGGCAGCTGTTCCCTCCCCGCTCCATGACTTCACGCAGCAAGGAGATTTATGAAGGCACCTACCAAAGACTGGATAGCCTGGAAGAAACTATCCGTGAGTTGGAAATAACCATCAGTGAGATCAGCAGTCATCCCTCAGTAGAGTTTGTGTTCCATAAGGAGCTGCGAGGACAAGTGGGATCCGTGGATGCTAGCGAGAAGACCAGGGACAATCTGGGGGATCTCAAACCCGGTTGCTGTGACAATGGGACCGCCCTGGACCTCAGTCAGGCCAAAGATGATGCTTCTCTGAGTCCATCTCCAAGCAAGACCAAGCCACCTCTCCTCCCCAAGCCGCAGCTCCCCTTCGACACTCTGcag AGCGGTGGTGtttccatccctgccatgaAGGTGGTGAACCCGGCATCCCGGCTGAAGCAGAGCCAGCAGGGCAGCCCCgacaaaagcaaacacataAAACAGCGGATGGAGTACATGCGgatccagggccagcagcag aGCTCTCAGAGCTTCACTCCACCAGTTTCACCAGCTTCGAGCAAGGAGGACGCCGGGCAGCGCCCAGCACCCCTGCCTGCACCCATCCCACCACGGAAAGGTGGGAAACAGCGGCTGCCGAAGGTGCCCCGGACACCCCCGGATCCGACCGCTCGTCCTCCACCGTCCCCGAGCATCCCCGCAGCCACGACGCCAACgcgcctggagaagaggatgctcgGCGCTCCGGCCAGGTCGCGGCGGTGGGTGGCGGGTGGCACCGCGACCGGGCTGCGTCCTTCGCTGGCCGAGGGCTCGGTGCTGTCCCGAGGGGGTGTCCCTGCCACCGGCTGTCCCCGAGGACGGGATGCGCTGCGagggctgggcaggagggagCCGGGAGAGGCGCCGCGGGATGCCCGGGCGTGCCGGAGGGTCGAAGGCTGA